The DNA region CGAAGAGGGCGCCACGGTGATCCACGTTCCGGTGGCGCCGCCCCCAACGACCTGAGGGCCCGACACACGCTTCCTGGCGTTCCCGTGGGCGATCAGGCGATTCGTCGCGCCCAAAACATCGAAACAAGGGAGAAAGAATGCGTTCCGCACGCCTTGCCACGTGGCTGTCGGTGGCCACGCTGGGGGTGGGAGCCGTAGGGCTGGCCATCACCTCCATCGCGCAGGCCAGTCCCGACCCCGCCGCTGCGTCCGCGGCGTCCTCGCAGTTCCCGATTCCGATCTCGGGCAAGGATCGCCTCTACACGGCTGACCAGACCTCCAACACCGTCACGGTGGTCGACCCGTCCACCAACACCACTTTGGGCACAATCGCGCTGGGTGACCAGCGAGTGGGCAGCACGCTGAGTCCGCAGTACCTCGGCGACGTCGGGGTGCACGGCTTAGCGTTCTCGCCGAACCGTCAGCGGCTGGCGGTGGTGAGCGTCACCAGCAACACCGTCGACATCGTGGACACGGAGTCAAACAAGGTCCTCAACTCCACCGACGTCGGCCGCGCCGCCCACGAGGGCAGCTTCACCGCCGACGGCAGGCAGTTCTGGGTCGCGAACCGGGGCCGAGACACGGTCACGATCGTCGACGCCGAGCGCGGCGGTGTCGTGGCCAACCTCGACGTGGGTGCGGGCCCATCGAAGGTGCTGATGAGCCCGAACGGCAGGTGGGCGTACGTCAACCACATCAGCAAGCCCGAGATCACCGTGATCGACGTGCGCGCTCGCCAGGTCAAGGACCGCATCACCGGCCTCGGTGACACGTTCTCCTCCGACCAGTCGATCTCGCCGGACGGCAAGGAGCTGTGGGCGGCCCACAAGCGTGCAGGCAAGGTCTCTGTGGTCGACCTGGTGGGCAACAAGGTCGTCTCCGTCCTCGAAACCGGCCCTGACACCAACCACCCGCAGTTCGCCGACACCCGCACCGGGAAGTACGTCTACCTGACGATGGGCGGGCTGGACGAGACCTGGGTCTACCGCCGGACCGGGGCGAACCCCGTCCCCGTCGCCAAGGTCAAGAACAACGGGCACGCCCCGCATGGGGCATGGGCCAGCGGCGACGGCACCCGCATGTACGTCGGCCTGGAGAAGTCCGACGCGGTGGACGTCATCGACACCGCCACCAACAAGGTGATCGACACTGTCAAGACGGGTCAGGAGCCGCAGGCCGTCGTCTACGCCCCGCGGGCCGCGAAGCCCGGCAGCGCCCTCAACCTCGGCCGTCAGGGGCTCGACCAGCAGGCACGCAATGTCCCCACCACGCTGCCTGACGGCACCGCGGGCGACACCCTGGACCCGGTCAAAGGCCGCGTCCTGGAGGCCACCATCCGCCCGGTCGGCGGCCTGGACATGATCCAGATCCAGGCCCGCCGCCTCACCCCGAACACCGTCTACCAGGCGTACTCCGTGGACGCCCACGGCCGCAGGACCCCGGTGTTCTCCTTCCCCACCAACGACAAGGGCGCGACCCCGATGGCGCTGTCCTTCGGCGTCTTCAACGGCAAGAGCGTCGCCATCGAGGCCCAGGGCGCGGTGACACCCGTTCGCAAGGCCGCCTTCGCCGCGCGGATCGATGGCGGCCACGGCCACTCGGTGACGACCGCCGACCTCACCTACTGCGACTGCTGCTGACCCCGACCCCGAACTGAGAGGACTTTCCCATGCCCAGCCGCACTCGACGGCACGTCACCCGCCTGACCGCCATCGCCGCGAGTGCGGCTGGAGCGTTCGTGCTCCTGGCCGGGCCGGCCGCGGCGCACGTCCGGGTCATCGCCGACGTGATCCCCGGACAGCCCGCCACCCTCCAGTTCCGTGTCCCCAGCGAACTGGCCGACGCGACAACGGTGCGGATCGCCGTCGTCGTGCCGCCAGAGGTCGAGGTCACCGAAGTGCCGCTGAAGGAAGGATGGACGGCGGAGACCATCCCCGGGCCTGCCGACCAGGGCGCCCGGTTGGTGTGGACGGCCGAGCCGGGACACGAGATCCAGCCCGCTGAGAGCGCGACCTTCCCGGTGCTGGTCGGGCCCGTTCCCGACCAGCGCTCCCTCACCTTCAACACCGAGCAGACCTACTCCAACGGCACCGTCGCCGCGTGGAACCAGCCGCAAACCGGCGGCGAGGAGCCACCTTTCCCCGCGCCAGTGCTCATCATCAACCCCGAGGCCGCCCCGCCCACCGGGAACGCGGGGCACCCTCCAGCCACCGGCACCGCCCACCCGGGCGCCGGGTCCACCGCGCCGTCCATAGCCAACGTGGCGGGAGACTCGACAGGTGCCGGACAGACGGGACTGTCCGCTGGGCTCTTGGGTGGTATCGGTCTCGGCGTGGTGCTCGTTGGTGTGGTCACCGCCATCCTGCTCCGACGGCGTAGGAGCAGGATGGCGGCGCGCTCGTAGTGCCCCGCTCGGGTCGGACGGCGCTCGCTGATCCCGCCCGTTGCCTGCCCAGTACGCGGGCCGCCCGCCACGCGCGGTGATCGTCGAGTGGTCGAACGAGCGCCCACAGTGACTCCCCGATCGGGTACCGGGAAGGTCGCGGACTACCCTGGCGGCCTGCGACCTTGAGTTCCCGCATGGAGGGTCAGTGCCAGCCGACCGGATCGACACCGTCGTCAGCCTCTGCAAGCGCAGAGGCTTCGTCTACCCGTGCGGCGAGATCTACGGCGGCACCAGGTCGGCCTGGGACTACGGACCCCTTGGCGTCGAACTCAAGGACAACATCAAGCGCGCGTGGTGGAAGACCATGGTGCAGGGCCGCGACGACGTCGTGGGTCTCGACTCGTCGGTGATCCTGCCGCGCCAGGTATGGGTCGCATCCGGACACGTCACCGCCTTCCATGATCCGTTGGTCGAGTGCACCTCCTGTCACAAGCGTTTCCGGGCCGATCAGCTGGCCGAGGAGTACGCCGCCCGGACCGGCAAGGACCTGCCGGGCGCCGCCTCGGCGAACCCGGTGTACGACCTGTCCGACGTGCCGTGCCCGAACTGCGGCACCCGCGGTCAGTACACCGAGCCGCGCGAGTTCAACATGATGCTCAAGACCCACCTCGGCCCGGTGGAGACCGACGAGGGAGTGCACTACCTGCGCCCCGAGACCGCGCAGGGCATCTTCGTCAACTTCCTGAACGTGCAGACCACCTCCCGTCGCAAGCCGCCGTTCGGCATCGGTCAGATCGGCAAGTCGTTCCGCAACGAGATCACCCCCGGCAACTTCATCTTCCGCACCCGCGAGTTCGAACAGATGGAGATGGAGTTCTTCGTCGAACCCGGCACGGACGACGAGTGGCACCAGTACTGGATCGATGAGCGGATGCGCTGGTACACCGATCTTGGTATCGCCAAGGACAACCTCCGTGTCTATGAGCACCCGCAAGAGAAGCTGTCGCACTACTCCAAGCGGACCGTGGACATCGAGTACCGCTTCCAGTTCGGCGGCCAGGAGTGGGGTGAGCTGGAGGGCATCGCCAACCGCGCCGACTTCGACCTGACCACCCACTCCAACCACTCCGGCGTGGACCTGTCCTACTTCGACCAGGCCACGAACTCCCGTTACCGGCCGTTCGTCATCGAGCCCGCCGCGGGTGTCGGCCGCCCGATGATGGCGTTCCTGCTCGACGCCTACGTCGAGGACGAGGCGCCCAACGCCAAGGGCGGGATCGACAAGCGGATCGTGCTCCGGCTCGACCGCAGGCTCGCCCCGGTCAAGGTCGCCGTGCTCCCGCTGTCCCGCAACGCGGACCTCTCGCCGAAGGCCCGCGACGTCGCCGCGGCACTGCGAAAGCACTGGAACGTCGACTTCGACGACGCCGGTGCCATCGGTCGCCGGTACCGCAGGCAGGACGAGATCGGTACCCCGTTCTGCGTCACCGTCGACTTCGACACCCTCAACGACCATGCCGTGACGATCCGCGAACGCGACACCATGTCGCAGGACCGTGTCTCACTCGACCAGTTGGAGTCCTACCTGGCCGGGCAGCTCATCGGCTGCTGAGTTCGCTCAGGAGGCCACCACCTCCGGCCGTGGTCGGGCGGAGGCCGACCGATAGGCATTCCGCAGATCCTCCACGACTGCCGCGGCGTCCTTCTGGGCGCGCTGAGCTGTCGTGTGCACGGCCACCACACCGTGCGCGGTCATCCGGTCCGCCCGGTCGGACACCGACTGTGCCGTGCGCGCCGCCCACGGCCGGTGAGCGTCGAAGTCCCACGCCATTCCGACGTCGTCCCACCAGGCGTCGACGATGCCCAGATGGACTTTGTCGGGCGTGCTCAGCCGGATGCCCCATTCCGGCGGCGGCAGGCCTGCCCGCGCGACGAGTTCTCGCGCGATGTGACCGCCCGCCAAGCGAAATCCGCGGTCGACATCGGCGAGGACTTGCCGCAGCAGCGTTGTTCCTTGCTTGCGGCCGCGGTCGAGTTCGTGCCGCAACGACTCCACCGGCACGGCGCCCACGTGTATGGCGTCGAGCACGAGCACGCGAACCTCGGTATGGGACGCGGTCGCCCGGCACGCGTCGACCGTCGCCCGCGCCAGCGGCGCGACGGGAAACCCGTTTCGCCACAACGGGTTCGGCGGGCGGATGGTCGGCTCGATCCGCACTGAGCCATCGGACCGGCGCGGCCCGTGGCTCGACACGAGCAGATGGATCGCGCCTTGCGACGGCGTCGACAAGTCGTGCAGCCACATCGCCTCGCGGCCGGTGACCACGCCGTTCGCACCGGCGAGGTGCAGTGCGGCTTGGAGACGTTGGGCTCGGGTGGGCGGGCTGTCGCTCAGCAGGGCAACATCGGGCTGAAGCTGTTGCCAGGGGCCGTTCTCGCCGCAGAGCTCGCGAATGTCGCCCCGCGTCAGCCCGAGCGCGTTGAGTTGGGCCGCGCGGGCGACACCGTGGGGGAACACGGACGGAAGGCTTTCCAGGTCGAGTACCGCTTGGTTGGTTTCCATGGCTTCGAGCAAACCGGGACGCGGCGGCGATCGCCAGGGGTCACCCGCCGCCTGTGGATGAATTGGGCCATTGTGGACAACTCGGCCGCCGGACCATCGGATCGTCGGCGGGTCGAGGTACAGTGGCCCGGGCCGACCCGGGTGCCTCGTCTGAAAGGATGCGGAACGTGCCCGCTCAGCCCCGCCCCATCCTGCGTGCCGTGCGACGGCTGTTCGTCGGCATCGTGCTGATGTGCCTGCTCGTCGTCGGCGGCACGGCGTTCCGGGTCTGGCAGGTCGCGCGCATCGATGACCGTGACCACGCCGACGTCGTCGTGGTCCTCGGCGCGGCCCAGTACGCGGGCAAGCCGTCCAAGGTACTGGAAGCCAGGCTTCGCAAGGCGAAGGCCCTGTACGAAGCGGGCATCGCCAACTACGTGGTCACCGGCGGCGGCAGGCGGGAAGGCGACCGGTTCACCGAGGCCGAGGCAGGCCGGGCGTGGCTGGTCAAGCAGGGTGTGCCCCGCGATCGGGTGATCGATGTCGGCGAGGGCAACGACACCTTGGGAACCATGCGCGCGGTGGCGGCCGAGGTGAAGCGGCGCGGCTGGGAGTCCGCGGTGATCGTCAGCGATCCATGGCACTCGCTGCGCGCGCGCACGATGGCCCACGACGCGGGCTTGGACGCCTGGACCTCGCCCACGCACACCGGTCCGATCGTCCAGACCCGCGAGACGCAGGCCCGCTACATCTTTCGCGAGACCGCGGCGCTGCTTTACTACCGCGCGACGAACGCCTCCGCGGACGGGATCGCGCTCGACGGCGAGGTCGGTTGACCGGCCCGTAGTCTCTGTGACCGTGAGCCCCGGTTACTCAGAGCACGACATCGATCGCCTTTTCGTGGAGGCGCCCAAAGGAGCGACCCTGGTGGGCGCGCTGCCCGCCGTGCGGTCACCATTCAGCCGAGACCGCGCGCGCGTCCTGCACTCGGCGGCGCTGCGCAGACTCGCGGGAAAGACGCAGGTCGTGGGTCCGAACGAGGGCTCGGATGTGCATGGCATCCCGCGCACCCGGCTCACCCACTCCCTTGAGGTAGCCCAGATCGGCCGGGGCATCGCCGAGGAACTCGGGTGCGACCCGGACATCGTCGAGACCGCCGGGCTCGCCCACGACATCGGCCATCCGCCATTCGGGCACAACGGTGAACGGGCGCTCGACGAGGCAGCCAAGGACTGCGGCGGGTTCGAGGGCAACGCCCAGACCCTGCGGATCCTGGTCCGGCTCGAACCGAAGATCCTCGGCCACGGCCTGAACCTCACCAGGGCCTCGCTCGACGCCGCGACCAAGTATCCGTGGCCTCGGCGCGACGGCGTCCGGAAGTTCGGTGTCTACGACGACGACATCGAGGTCTTCGACTGGATTCGGGACGGTGCGCCGCCGGACCGGCAGTGCATCGAGGCCCAGTTGATGGACTGGTCGGACGACGTGGCGTACTCCGTGCACGATGTCGAGGACGGCGTCCGCGCGGGCCGGATCACGTTGGGCTCGCTCGCCGACCCGGCTGAGCGTGCCGCGATAGCGCAGATGGCCTCGAAGCACTTCTCCTCGGAACCGGTCTCGGCGCTGGAGAACGCGGCGACCGAGCTGCTCACCCTCCCGGTCGTCGCGGAGGCCCGCGCGTACGACGGGTCGTTGGACGCACAGGTCGCGCTCAAGCGGCTGACCAGCGAGTTGGTCGGCCGGTACGCCTCGGCGGTGGTGACAGGAACCCGCAAAGCCCACGGCAACGGACCGCTGACCAGGTATTCCGCCGACCTGGTCATCCCACACCAGGTCGCAGCCGAGGTCGCGCTGCTCAAGGCCATGGCGGTTCGGTACGTGATGAGTGACCCGGTCCGGCTGGCCATGCAGGCCAGGCAGCGCGGGCTGATCACGAATCTGGTCGCGACGCTCATCAGACGGGGTGCCGAGGTCCTCGAACCCGCTTTCCGACCCGCCTGGGCGGCGGCGACCGACCACGGCGCGCGGCTGCGGGTGGTCGTCGACCAAGTCGCCTCCCTGACCGACGCGCAGGCCGTCACCTGGCACGCCGAGCTTGTGGACAACTTCCGAGCCTGCTAGCCCAAAGCCGGCACACTCGTGAGACGGACACCACAAGTCGTCGGGGAGTCAGCCGTGTCGCATCTGGAATTCACCCTCGCTCTGCACCGCGCGATCGCGG from Alloactinosynnema sp. L-07 includes:
- a CDS encoding cytochrome D1 domain-containing protein, producing the protein MRSARLATWLSVATLGVGAVGLAITSIAQASPDPAAASAASSQFPIPISGKDRLYTADQTSNTVTVVDPSTNTTLGTIALGDQRVGSTLSPQYLGDVGVHGLAFSPNRQRLAVVSVTSNTVDIVDTESNKVLNSTDVGRAAHEGSFTADGRQFWVANRGRDTVTIVDAERGGVVANLDVGAGPSKVLMSPNGRWAYVNHISKPEITVIDVRARQVKDRITGLGDTFSSDQSISPDGKELWAAHKRAGKVSVVDLVGNKVVSVLETGPDTNHPQFADTRTGKYVYLTMGGLDETWVYRRTGANPVPVAKVKNNGHAPHGAWASGDGTRMYVGLEKSDAVDVIDTATNKVIDTVKTGQEPQAVVYAPRAAKPGSALNLGRQGLDQQARNVPTTLPDGTAGDTLDPVKGRVLEATIRPVGGLDMIQIQARRLTPNTVYQAYSVDAHGRRTPVFSFPTNDKGATPMALSFGVFNGKSVAIEAQGAVTPVRKAAFAARIDGGHGHSVTTADLTYCDCC
- a CDS encoding DUF1775 domain-containing protein yields the protein MPSRTRRHVTRLTAIAASAAGAFVLLAGPAAAHVRVIADVIPGQPATLQFRVPSELADATTVRIAVVVPPEVEVTEVPLKEGWTAETIPGPADQGARLVWTAEPGHEIQPAESATFPVLVGPVPDQRSLTFNTEQTYSNGTVAAWNQPQTGGEEPPFPAPVLIINPEAAPPTGNAGHPPATGTAHPGAGSTAPSIANVAGDSTGAGQTGLSAGLLGGIGLGVVLVGVVTAILLRRRRSRMAARS
- a CDS encoding glycine--tRNA ligase, yielding MPADRIDTVVSLCKRRGFVYPCGEIYGGTRSAWDYGPLGVELKDNIKRAWWKTMVQGRDDVVGLDSSVILPRQVWVASGHVTAFHDPLVECTSCHKRFRADQLAEEYAARTGKDLPGAASANPVYDLSDVPCPNCGTRGQYTEPREFNMMLKTHLGPVETDEGVHYLRPETAQGIFVNFLNVQTTSRRKPPFGIGQIGKSFRNEITPGNFIFRTREFEQMEMEFFVEPGTDDEWHQYWIDERMRWYTDLGIAKDNLRVYEHPQEKLSHYSKRTVDIEYRFQFGGQEWGELEGIANRADFDLTTHSNHSGVDLSYFDQATNSRYRPFVIEPAAGVGRPMMAFLLDAYVEDEAPNAKGGIDKRIVLRLDRRLAPVKVAVLPLSRNADLSPKARDVAAALRKHWNVDFDDAGAIGRRYRRQDEIGTPFCVTVDFDTLNDHAVTIRERDTMSQDRVSLDQLESYLAGQLIGC
- a CDS encoding YdcF family protein, yielding MCLLVVGGTAFRVWQVARIDDRDHADVVVVLGAAQYAGKPSKVLEARLRKAKALYEAGIANYVVTGGGRREGDRFTEAEAGRAWLVKQGVPRDRVIDVGEGNDTLGTMRAVAAEVKRRGWESAVIVSDPWHSLRARTMAHDAGLDAWTSPTHTGPIVQTRETQARYIFRETAALLYYRATNASADGIALDGEVG
- a CDS encoding deoxyguanosinetriphosphate triphosphohydrolase, with the protein product MSPGYSEHDIDRLFVEAPKGATLVGALPAVRSPFSRDRARVLHSAALRRLAGKTQVVGPNEGSDVHGIPRTRLTHSLEVAQIGRGIAEELGCDPDIVETAGLAHDIGHPPFGHNGERALDEAAKDCGGFEGNAQTLRILVRLEPKILGHGLNLTRASLDAATKYPWPRRDGVRKFGVYDDDIEVFDWIRDGAPPDRQCIEAQLMDWSDDVAYSVHDVEDGVRAGRITLGSLADPAERAAIAQMASKHFSSEPVSALENAATELLTLPVVAEARAYDGSLDAQVALKRLTSELVGRYASAVVTGTRKAHGNGPLTRYSADLVIPHQVAAEVALLKAMAVRYVMSDPVRLAMQARQRGLITNLVATLIRRGAEVLEPAFRPAWAAATDHGARLRVVVDQVASLTDAQAVTWHAELVDNFRAC